From a single Terriglobia bacterium genomic region:
- a CDS encoding TlpA family protein disulfide reductase yields the protein MRRIAVVIAAIGLAVAVYYGTHNRTAKPTREPDTRSSASPAPALILVDLSGNKIDTQSYAGKVVLINFWAAWCTPCAEEVPQLVALQDKYRDQGFQVIGISMEDSDSTLRDFYRKYKMNYPVAAGSAKIAESYGGILGLPTTFLIGRDGRIRAKYPGLADFAKLEQEIVVLLRTNQ from the coding sequence ATGAGGAGAATCGCGGTCGTCATTGCCGCCATCGGACTGGCCGTTGCCGTGTATTACGGCACCCACAATCGCACCGCAAAACCGACGCGCGAGCCGGACACGAGATCATCCGCGTCGCCGGCCCCGGCGCTTATCTTGGTTGACCTCAGCGGCAACAAGATCGACACGCAGAGCTACGCGGGCAAGGTGGTGCTCATCAATTTCTGGGCGGCCTGGTGTACACCGTGCGCGGAGGAGGTTCCACAACTGGTAGCCTTGCAGGACAAGTACCGTGACCAGGGCTTTCAGGTGATTGGCATCTCCATGGAAGATAGTGACAGCACCCTGCGCGACTTCTACCGAAAATACAAGATGAATTACCCGGTGGCCGCCGGCAGCGCGAAAATTGCGGAGTCCTACGGCGGCATTCTCGGATTGCCGACCACGTTTCTGATCGGCCGCGATGGCCGCATTCGCGCAAAGTATCCTGGCCTGGCCGATTTCGCCAAGCTGGAGCAGGAGATCGTTGTCCTGTTGCGGACGAATCAGTAG
- a CDS encoding rhodanese-like domain-containing protein yields MKRTNDQQRIYHAWILIAVFVTVVAAAQSGGYAPAASELRPGSAELIQPQELLKALQSAAAKPTVLYVGPHFLYAQAHIRTAEFIGAASDPKSLDNLRKRVAALPRNSRIVLYCGCCPWEHCPNIRPAYKELKQTGFTGVKVLYLANSFGTDWADKGYPVEKGQ; encoded by the coding sequence ATGAAACGCACCAACGATCAGCAGCGCATCTACCATGCTTGGATACTGATTGCTGTGTTCGTAACCGTGGTTGCCGCCGCCCAGAGTGGGGGCTATGCACCGGCCGCTTCGGAGTTGCGGCCCGGAAGCGCGGAGTTGATTCAGCCGCAGGAGTTGCTGAAGGCGCTCCAGTCCGCTGCGGCGAAGCCCACCGTGCTCTACGTCGGTCCGCATTTCCTGTACGCGCAAGCCCACATTCGAACTGCCGAGTTCATCGGAGCGGCATCGGATCCGAAGTCGCTCGATAACCTGCGGAAGCGCGTGGCAGCTCTGCCCAGGAATTCGCGGATCGTTCTCTACTGCGGATGTTGCCCGTGGGAGCACTGTCCCAATATTCGACCGGCGTATAAAGAACTCAAGCAGACCGGATTCACCGGCGTGAAGGTGCTGTATCTCGCGAACAGCTTCGGAACCGACTGGGCGGACAAGGGCTATCCCGTCGAGAAAGGCCAGTAG
- a CDS encoding transglutaminase-like domain-containing protein, protein MKRRDFLRSTGIVCASLALPKAGRLFAELAPSSTSESWRTFEVTTRVEVLKPSGATRVWLPAALIRNTPFQKTFSNQFSAEGGAAKMVESKAEALGIVAATFPAGVKPVLTLTSRIALRNYAVDLSAPGHPPKADRAELQYFLQPTKLIPTDGIVKATAMQITGGAKTDVEKARAIYEWIVDNTFRNPKTRGCGLGDIRFMLESRDLGGKCADLNALYVGLARAVGLPARDVYGIRVAKSELGYKSLGAASEKVTKAQHCRAEVYLGGYGWVPVDPADVRKVVLEEPPGNRPLDDDMVKKARARLFGSWEMNWMAYNFSHDVALPGSSGAPVGFLMYPQAETADGRLDSLDPDSFKYEIITREISPANG, encoded by the coding sequence ATGAAGCGTCGTGATTTTTTGCGATCTACCGGCATTGTGTGCGCAAGTCTCGCGCTCCCCAAGGCGGGCCGCCTGTTTGCCGAGCTCGCACCATCCTCCACGTCCGAAAGTTGGCGCACGTTTGAAGTGACGACGCGCGTGGAAGTTCTGAAGCCTTCCGGAGCCACGCGCGTTTGGCTGCCGGCAGCGCTCATCAGGAATACCCCTTTCCAGAAGACGTTCTCGAATCAGTTCAGCGCCGAAGGCGGCGCCGCGAAGATGGTCGAGAGCAAAGCGGAGGCGCTGGGCATCGTCGCGGCCACGTTTCCCGCCGGCGTGAAACCAGTCCTGACACTCACCAGCCGGATTGCGCTCAGGAACTATGCGGTCGATCTCTCCGCGCCCGGCCACCCGCCGAAAGCGGACCGCGCGGAGTTGCAGTACTTCCTGCAGCCGACCAAGCTCATCCCGACCGACGGCATCGTGAAAGCGACAGCCATGCAGATCACCGGCGGCGCCAAAACGGATGTCGAGAAGGCGCGCGCCATCTACGAGTGGATCGTCGACAACACCTTCCGGAATCCCAAAACACGTGGCTGCGGCCTGGGTGACATCCGCTTCATGCTGGAGTCCCGCGACCTGGGCGGCAAGTGCGCCGATCTCAACGCGCTCTACGTTGGCCTCGCCCGCGCGGTGGGCCTTCCGGCGCGCGACGTGTACGGCATCCGCGTCGCCAAGTCGGAATTGGGATACAAGAGCCTCGGGGCCGCGTCGGAGAAGGTGACGAAAGCGCAGCACTGCCGTGCCGAGGTCTACCTCGGCGGCTACGGCTGGGTGCCGGTCGATCCCGCCGACGTGCGCAAGGTCGTGCTCGAGGAACCGCCGGGAAATCGTCCGCTGGACGACGACATGGTGAAGAAGGCGCGCGCGCGGCTCTTCGGGTCCTGGGAGATGAACTGGATGGCGTACAACTTCTCCCACGATGTCGCTCTGCCCGGATCGAGCGGTGCGCCGGTTGGCTTCCTCATGTATCCGCAGGCGGAAACCGCCGACGGCCGGCTCGACAGCCTCGACCCGGACAGCTTCAAGTACGAAATCATCACGCGGGAGATTTCGCCTGCGAACGGCTGA
- a CDS encoding exodeoxyribonuclease VII small subunit encodes MPKFEECLQRLEKIVDELEKGNVPLEQAIKLFEEGVKLSNSCRQELEAAEGKVEILLKQNGRLQAEPFETSAERAEAKP; translated from the coding sequence TTGCCGAAGTTCGAAGAGTGCCTGCAAAGGCTGGAAAAAATCGTGGATGAACTGGAAAAGGGGAACGTGCCCCTGGAACAGGCGATCAAGCTCTTCGAAGAGGGTGTCAAGCTCTCCAATTCCTGCCGTCAGGAACTGGAGGCGGCCGAGGGCAAGGTCGAAATCCTCCTCAAGCAGAACGGCAGACTCCAAGCTGAACCTTTCGAGACCTCGGCGGAACGCGCCGAGGCCAAACCATAG
- a CDS encoding ATP-grasp domain-containing protein yields the protein MKRLLLLSTTTGYQAQQFRAAAERMEIPLVLASDTCHAMDDPWGDGAISVRFQKPRESAGKIREYALHQPIHGVAAIGDAPTATAALVARDLGLRFHSPEAVELCRNKFLARERYQQAGMRVPWYTRFKAASAPGPAARAVPYPCVLKPLGLSASRGVIRADNEKEFIAAFKRIAALLSQKDVKIMRDESAGWIQVESFIPGREVAVEGLVTRGRLRVLAIFDKPDPLDGPFFEETIYVTPSRLDDAAQQAIAACTQQAVSALGLSDGPIHGELRVNHDGPWMLEVAARPIGGLCAGALRFHRGPRRAPVLRATGWEAGGRLLSLEELLLRHALGEPVDKVARESCASGVMMIPIPHEGFYEGVENVEEAQQVAGVERVEITAKLRQKLVPLPEGASYLGFIFARGADPQVVENALRESHARLKFMISKAIPVV from the coding sequence ATGAAACGCCTTCTCCTCCTCTCCACCACGACCGGCTACCAGGCGCAACAATTCCGCGCCGCCGCCGAGCGCATGGAGATTCCCCTCGTGCTCGCCTCCGATACCTGTCACGCCATGGACGATCCCTGGGGCGACGGCGCCATCTCCGTCCGCTTTCAGAAACCGCGCGAGTCCGCCGGAAAAATCCGCGAATACGCCCTGCACCAGCCCATCCACGGCGTCGCCGCCATCGGTGACGCGCCCACCGCGACCGCCGCGCTCGTCGCCCGCGACCTGGGGTTGCGCTTTCATTCGCCGGAAGCGGTTGAGCTCTGCCGCAATAAGTTCCTCGCCCGCGAGCGCTACCAGCAGGCGGGCATGCGCGTGCCCTGGTACACGCGCTTCAAGGCCGCCTCCGCTCCCGGGCCAGCCGCCCGCGCCGTGCCCTATCCCTGCGTGCTGAAGCCGCTTGGACTGTCCGCCAGCCGCGGCGTCATCCGCGCCGACAACGAAAAGGAATTCATCGCCGCCTTCAAGCGCATCGCCGCGCTGCTGTCGCAGAAAGATGTGAAGATCATGCGCGACGAGAGCGCCGGATGGATCCAGGTGGAGAGCTTCATTCCCGGGCGCGAGGTCGCAGTGGAGGGCCTGGTGACCCGCGGCCGCCTGCGCGTGCTCGCCATATTCGACAAGCCTGATCCGCTCGACGGCCCCTTCTTCGAAGAGACGATTTACGTCACCCCCTCGCGCCTCGACGATGCGGCGCAGCAGGCGATCGCCGCCTGCACGCAGCAGGCGGTCAGCGCGCTCGGGCTGAGCGACGGTCCCATTCACGGCGAGCTTCGCGTGAACCACGACGGCCCGTGGATGCTGGAGGTCGCGGCCCGGCCCATCGGCGGCTTGTGCGCCGGCGCGCTCCGCTTTCACCGGGGTCCCCGACGCGCGCCGGTTTTGCGCGCGACGGGGTGGGAGGCCGGCGGCCGGTTGCTCTCGCTGGAAGAGCTGCTCCTGCGGCACGCGCTGGGCGAGCCGGTGGACAAGGTGGCGCGCGAGAGCTGCGCCTCAGGCGTGATGATGATCCCCATCCCGCACGAGGGCTTTTACGAAGGCGTCGAAAACGTCGAGGAGGCGCAGCAGGTCGCGGGCGTCGAGCGCGTAGAGATCACGGCCAAGCTCCGCCAGAAGCTGGTGCCGCTGCCGGAGGGCGCCAGCTACCTGGGCTTCATCTTCGCGCGTGGCGCAGACCCGCAAGTGGTTGAAAACGCGCTGCGGGAATCGCACGCGCGGCTTAAGTTCATGATTTCAAAGGCTATTCCGGTCGTGTAG
- a CDS encoding oxidative damage protection protein, translated as MSCGNPFAGGPAPQEADPNARKVMCVKFQKEMPGLDEPPFDSPLGQRIYENVSAEAWKLWGEYCKMVLNEYRLNPANRQDQELILKHMEEYFFGESSAFPPGYVPPRSKG; from the coding sequence ATGAGCTGCGGTAATCCCTTCGCCGGCGGACCGGCACCCCAGGAAGCTGATCCCAACGCGCGCAAGGTTATGTGCGTCAAGTTTCAGAAAGAAATGCCGGGGCTCGACGAGCCGCCGTTCGACAGCCCGCTCGGCCAGCGCATCTACGAAAACGTCTCCGCCGAGGCGTGGAAGCTCTGGGGCGAGTACTGCAAGATGGTTCTCAACGAGTATCGCTTGAATCCCGCCAACCGACAGGACCAGGAGCTGATCCTGAAGCACATGGAAGAATATTTCTTCGGCGAGAGCTCCGCTTTCCCGCCGGGCTACGTGCCACCCAGAAGCAAGGGGTAG
- the aceA gene encoding isocitrate lyase has protein sequence MSVNGQSKEKNIWTDSPRWKGISRPYSMDDVERLRGSIRIEYTLARLGAERLWDLLHSDTYVPALGAVTGNQAVQMVKAGLKAIYVSGWQVAADANDAGQTYPDQSLYPADSVPNLCRKINNALLRADQIDHSEGKNGTHWFAPLIADAEAGFGGPLNAYELMKAMIEGGAACVHFEDQLSSAKKCGHLGGKVLIPTQEAIQKLIAARLAADVMGVPTLLLSRTDANSAKLITSDIDPVDRAFIHKERTNEGFFRVQGGLDYAIARSLAYAPYVDMIWCETSEPNIEEAQRFAEGVHAKFPGKILAYNCSPSFNWKKKLNDADIARFQPALAEMGYKFQFVTLAGFHSLNLSMFELARGYRDKGMTAYSRLQEKEFSREFEYGYQAVKHQKFVGTGYFDAVNEVITQGITSTGALEGSTEAEQFQLKPTPTVIQIGHDPACQPILGDCPAVEPTRERMAGD, from the coding sequence ATGTCGGTGAACGGCCAATCGAAGGAAAAGAACATCTGGACCGATAGCCCCCGCTGGAAGGGCATCAGCCGCCCCTATTCCATGGACGACGTCGAGCGCCTCCGCGGCAGCATCCGCATCGAGTACACCCTCGCCCGCTTGGGCGCGGAGCGCCTGTGGGACCTGCTGCACAGCGACACCTACGTCCCCGCGCTGGGCGCGGTCACCGGCAACCAGGCAGTGCAGATGGTGAAGGCGGGCCTCAAGGCCATCTACGTCAGCGGCTGGCAGGTCGCCGCCGACGCCAACGACGCCGGCCAGACCTATCCCGACCAGAGCCTCTACCCGGCCGACAGCGTTCCCAACCTCTGCCGCAAAATCAACAACGCGCTGCTGCGTGCCGACCAGATTGACCACTCCGAAGGCAAGAACGGCACTCATTGGTTCGCCCCGCTGATTGCCGACGCGGAAGCCGGCTTCGGCGGCCCGCTCAACGCCTACGAACTGATGAAGGCGATGATCGAGGGCGGCGCCGCCTGCGTCCACTTCGAGGACCAGCTCTCTTCCGCCAAAAAGTGCGGCCACCTCGGCGGCAAAGTCCTAATCCCGACGCAAGAAGCAATCCAGAAGCTGATTGCCGCGCGCCTGGCGGCTGACGTCATGGGCGTACCTACGCTGCTGCTGTCGCGCACGGATGCGAATTCGGCCAAGCTGATTACCAGCGACATCGATCCCGTGGACCGCGCTTTCATCCACAAAGAGCGCACCAATGAAGGCTTCTTCCGCGTACAAGGCGGGCTCGATTACGCCATCGCGCGCAGCCTCGCTTACGCGCCCTACGTGGACATGATCTGGTGCGAGACCTCCGAGCCCAACATCGAAGAGGCGCAGCGCTTCGCCGAGGGCGTGCACGCCAAATTCCCGGGCAAAATTCTCGCCTACAACTGCTCGCCGTCCTTCAACTGGAAGAAGAAGTTGAACGACGCCGATATCGCCCGCTTCCAGCCGGCGCTGGCCGAGATGGGCTACAAGTTCCAGTTCGTCACCCTCGCCGGTTTCCACTCGCTCAACCTCAGCATGTTCGAACTGGCGCGCGGTTATCGCGACAAGGGCATGACCGCTTACTCGCGCCTCCAGGAAAAGGAATTCAGCCGCGAGTTCGAATACGGCTACCAGGCGGTGAAGCACCAGAAGTTCGTCGGTACCGGCTACTTCGACGCCGTCAACGAAGTCATCACCCAGGGCATCACCTCCACCGGGGCGCTGGAAGGCTCCACCGAGGCGGAGCAGTTCCAGTTGAAGCCGACGCCCACCGTGATTCAAATCGGTCACGATCCGGCGTGCCAGCCCATCCTGGGCGACTGTCCCGCGGTCGAGCCCACGCGCGAACGCATGGCCGGCGACTAA
- a CDS encoding IclR family transcriptional regulator, whose product MPGTTESPSTAVDRTIAILEAVAARSSGMNNAEISRKLDIPKSSASYILRTLEKHGYLRRNGDDGKYRLGLKVLNLGRGALSAVDVREVALPMMRSLVEHVHITSHLAILDGTQGVYVERVESPGFVKMDTWVGRRMEVYSTSVGKVLVSHLPEAQVQAILRDRGMKKRTPTTITNPTRFLRELETVRERGYAFDDEENSPGVRCVAAPVFNAAGQVEAALNITGTTQQVNRETLPRIIDLVKETARRISTQLGYRAARK is encoded by the coding sequence ATGCCCGGAACCACAGAATCTCCGTCCACCGCGGTTGACCGCACCATCGCCATCCTGGAAGCGGTGGCGGCGCGCTCCTCCGGCATGAACAACGCCGAGATCAGCCGCAAGCTGGACATCCCCAAAAGCTCCGCCAGCTACATCCTGCGCACGCTGGAGAAGCACGGCTACCTGCGCCGCAACGGCGACGACGGCAAATACCGGCTGGGGCTGAAGGTGCTGAACCTGGGACGCGGCGCGCTCAGCGCCGTGGACGTGCGCGAGGTGGCGCTGCCCATGATGCGCAGCCTGGTGGAGCACGTGCACATCACCTCCCACCTGGCGATCCTGGACGGCACGCAGGGCGTTTACGTCGAGCGGGTGGAATCGCCCGGGTTCGTCAAGATGGACACCTGGGTGGGACGGCGCATGGAGGTTTACTCCACCAGCGTCGGCAAGGTGCTGGTGTCGCACCTGCCCGAGGCGCAAGTGCAGGCGATCCTGCGCGACCGCGGGATGAAGAAGCGCACCCCGACGACGATCACCAACCCGACGCGCTTCCTGCGCGAACTGGAGACGGTACGCGAGCGCGGCTATGCCTTCGACGACGAGGAAAACAGCCCCGGAGTGCGCTGCGTGGCCGCGCCTGTCTTCAACGCCGCGGGCCAGGTGGAGGCGGCGCTGAACATCACCGGAACGACGCAGCAGGTGAACCGCGAAACCCTGCCGCGGATCATTGACCTGGTGAAGGAAACGGCGCGGCGGATCTCCACCCAACTGGGATATCGCGCGGCAAGAAAATAA
- a CDS encoding class I SAM-dependent methyltransferase, with product MSSPVPIPQFDPIKYKGTTREQWNNAAQAWHDWTPCLQQWLGPATQIMLDMAGVQPGSRVLDIAAGAGDQTLETARRVGPQGFVLATDLSPTILQFADSNAKRHGLDNVATHVMDGEHVDVEPASFDAVISRVGLIYFPDQQAALAGMKHALRPGGHFAAIVYTTADRNAFFSIPVSIVRRRANLPPPAPGQPGPFSLGSPGVLRDALQRAGFRDVEEDVVPAPLRMKSAAECLRFEKESFGALHTMLASLSDAEKNAAWQEIEDELRRFEGANGFVGPCELLVVSGAR from the coding sequence ATGTCCTCTCCTGTCCCGATTCCGCAGTTTGATCCCATCAAGTACAAGGGCACAACGCGTGAACAGTGGAACAACGCCGCCCAGGCATGGCACGACTGGACGCCCTGCCTGCAACAGTGGCTCGGTCCGGCGACCCAGATCATGCTGGACATGGCCGGCGTGCAACCAGGCAGCCGCGTGCTCGACATCGCCGCCGGCGCCGGCGATCAGACTCTCGAAACGGCGCGGCGCGTCGGCCCGCAGGGATTCGTCCTCGCTACCGATCTCTCGCCTACCATCCTTCAGTTCGCTGACTCCAATGCCAAGCGCCATGGTCTCGACAACGTCGCCACCCACGTCATGGATGGCGAGCATGTGGACGTCGAACCGGCGAGCTTTGACGCGGTCATTTCCCGTGTCGGGCTGATTTATTTTCCCGACCAGCAAGCCGCTCTGGCCGGCATGAAACATGCTCTGCGGCCCGGGGGGCATTTCGCTGCCATCGTTTACACCACGGCGGACCGCAATGCGTTCTTCTCCATCCCCGTGTCCATCGTTCGCCGGCGCGCCAATCTGCCGCCGCCCGCGCCCGGGCAGCCCGGCCCGTTCAGCCTCGGCTCCCCCGGCGTGCTGCGCGACGCCTTGCAACGTGCCGGCTTCCGCGATGTCGAGGAGGACGTGGTTCCCGCGCCGCTGCGGATGAAGTCCGCAGCCGAATGCCTGCGCTTCGAGAAGGAATCTTTTGGCGCATTGCACACCATGCTCGCCTCCCTCAGCGATGCCGAGAAGAATGCGGCATGGCAGGAAATCGAGGATGAACTTCGCAGGTTTGAAGGTGCCAACGGTTTTGTCGGCCCCTGCGAACTGCTGGTCGTCTCTGGAGCCAGGTAA
- a CDS encoding malate synthase, with translation MVQRDVLQNFPDLFGNKKVNGRDLNVEQTIAALTRELRPDIAAVLTARRQLLQSPAPVRQRYAWPNWDDKFDDPVTGKPWTFRQIVQGMIDNFLGRDTPWRWRLNDETPIPADAHPLTNPGLELTGPWYPLDMAFNALNSPAPVNMPDWEDASPPHFRPDGSPKDQPIGVYAALQNAREILEGRWNDRPYEVEKKGKKRSYKISRPPSQWPTRFNRPPGMHVLWDHIEVDGSPAPGMIAVTVLWTLNNYDALKRGGAGVYFYIPKLQTPREAFVLEKLLSRIEGLIGVPAGAFKIKVLYEEGNAGRILPAITWVLRRRLLGTNVGRWDYLGSIIEMWKDDPNGVFPDPQTVGMASPTMIAYQRYNALLMLMAGMKNGELTQAAPIGGMAAVMIYQAGDPYGRSRYNPLALRAMVVDKTRERLLGLMFVPDQPLSNPQPTLDEIIAGKVKGKLYDAYRQSWVASPEPAYVAAGNEPLRVPVAQLEARLNAPLETTDVKGKPVPTVASGLSDAERSVLQSRGLIDAQRKITPLVIAREAVDTPEKIFTQELWDDMYCVPQGDVTIEHIQHAFYMAANYGFQILNGNFAAAIDDYELKLRFMNDLATYRIDVSWLWTVAHRQAVITRDGYFKRQALTEDGVELAANAEPVKAGTRFTREMFDKVWNYHNEWTAEFFAELDRRGDPGRFDRSKAPVIMDLLKRQLLSPRYIQHSARVLFELGKANEQERAQILDALFELSRDEVVRRVHAGKMDKIALQAHDYIFDIFPAAQEVQRPVAASGGQRSA, from the coding sequence ATGGTCCAACGGGACGTATTGCAAAATTTTCCTGACCTGTTCGGCAACAAGAAGGTGAACGGCCGCGACCTCAATGTCGAACAAACCATCGCCGCCCTCACCCGCGAACTGCGTCCCGACATCGCCGCCGTCCTCACCGCGCGCCGCCAGCTTCTCCAGTCCCCCGCGCCGGTGCGCCAGCGATATGCCTGGCCGAATTGGGATGACAAGTTCGACGATCCCGTTACCGGCAAGCCATGGACATTCCGCCAGATCGTGCAGGGCATGATTGACAATTTCCTCGGCCGCGACACCCCGTGGCGCTGGCGGCTGAACGATGAAACGCCCATCCCGGCGGACGCGCACCCGCTCACCAATCCCGGACTCGAACTCACCGGTCCGTGGTATCCGCTGGACATGGCCTTCAACGCCCTCAACAGCCCCGCGCCGGTGAACATGCCCGACTGGGAAGACGCCTCGCCGCCGCACTTCCGTCCCGACGGCTCGCCCAAGGACCAGCCCATCGGCGTCTACGCCGCCCTGCAGAACGCCCGGGAAATCCTTGAGGGCCGCTGGAACGACCGCCCCTACGAGGTCGAAAAGAAAGGCAAGAAGCGCAGCTACAAGATCTCCAGGCCACCGTCGCAGTGGCCGACGCGTTTCAACCGGCCTCCCGGCATGCACGTCCTTTGGGACCATATCGAGGTAGACGGCAGCCCCGCGCCCGGCATGATCGCCGTCACCGTCCTTTGGACCCTCAACAATTACGACGCCCTCAAGCGCGGCGGCGCCGGCGTGTACTTCTACATCCCGAAACTGCAGACGCCACGCGAAGCCTTCGTCCTGGAAAAACTCCTGTCGCGGATCGAAGGCCTGATCGGCGTTCCCGCCGGCGCCTTCAAAATCAAGGTCCTCTACGAAGAGGGAAATGCGGGCCGCATCCTGCCGGCGATCACCTGGGTCTTGCGCCGCCGCTTGCTCGGCACCAACGTCGGCCGCTGGGACTACCTGGGCAGCATCATCGAGATGTGGAAGGACGATCCCAACGGAGTCTTTCCCGACCCGCAGACCGTCGGCATGGCCTCGCCCACCATGATCGCCTACCAGCGCTACAACGCGCTCTTGATGCTCATGGCCGGCATGAAAAATGGCGAACTCACGCAGGCGGCGCCCATCGGCGGTATGGCCGCGGTCATGATCTATCAGGCCGGCGACCCCTACGGCCGCTCACGCTACAACCCGCTTGCGTTGCGCGCCATGGTCGTTGACAAGACGCGCGAGCGCCTGCTCGGGCTGATGTTTGTGCCCGATCAACCGCTATCGAACCCGCAGCCGACGTTGGACGAGATCATCGCCGGAAAAGTGAAGGGCAAACTCTACGACGCCTATCGCCAGAGCTGGGTCGCCAGCCCCGAGCCCGCGTATGTCGCCGCCGGCAATGAACCGCTTCGCGTTCCTGTCGCGCAGCTCGAGGCTCGGCTCAACGCGCCGCTGGAGACGACCGACGTGAAAGGAAAGCCCGTGCCTACGGTCGCCAGCGGCCTCAGCGATGCCGAGCGCTCGGTGCTGCAATCGCGGGGACTGATCGACGCGCAGCGCAAGATCACGCCCTTGGTCATCGCCAGGGAAGCGGTCGATACCCCGGAGAAAATTTTCACCCAGGAACTTTGGGACGACATGTACTGCGTGCCCCAGGGCGACGTCACCATCGAGCACATCCAGCACGCCTTCTACATGGCCGCCAACTATGGATTTCAAATCCTCAACGGCAACTTCGCCGCCGCCATTGACGATTACGAGCTCAAGCTGCGCTTCATGAACGACCTTGCCACCTATCGCATTGACGTGTCGTGGCTGTGGACGGTGGCGCATCGCCAGGCGGTCATCACCAGGGACGGGTATTTCAAGCGGCAGGCGCTCACCGAAGACGGCGTCGAACTGGCGGCCAATGCCGAGCCGGTGAAGGCGGGCACGCGCTTCACCCGCGAGATGTTCGACAAAGTCTGGAACTACCACAATGAGTGGACGGCGGAATTCTTCGCCGAACTCGACCGCCGCGGCGATCCCGGCCGCTTCGACCGTTCCAAGGCGCCCGTGATCATGGACCTGCTGAAGCGCCAGTTGCTGTCGCCGCGCTACATCCAGCACAGCGCCCGCGTGCTCTTCGAGCTGGGCAAGGCGAATGAGCAGGAGCGCGCGCAGATTCTCGACGCCCTCTTCGAGCTCTCGCGGGACGAGGTCGTCCGCCGCGTCCACGCCGGCAAGATGGACAAGATCGCCCTCCAAGCCCACGACTACATTTTTGATATTTTTCCCGCCGCCCAGGAGGTGCAGCGCCCGGTGGCTGCCTCGGGAGGCCAACGTTCCGCCTGA